The proteins below are encoded in one region of Trueperaceae bacterium:
- the sucD gene encoding succinate--CoA ligase subunit alpha: MSVLVGRDTKLLVQGMGGAGRFHTDKAIAYGTNVVAGVHPGKGGTHLRFEGDTDASGVPGRDPTYAVDVPMFETVRDAVAATGANASVVYVPPAGAADAILEAADAGLALVVAITEGIPVQDMVTVKRALQGTATRLVGPNCPGVITPHACKIGIMPGYIHQGGRVGVVSRSGTLTYEAVKQLSDVGLGQTTAVGIGGDPVNGTNFVDVLAMFRDDPATEGVIMIGEIGGTAEEDAAAWIADHLDKPVAGFIAGTTAPPGKRMGHAGAIVSGGKGTADAKIAALEGAGVVLAETPTDMGAAMMTAMKRAGLA, encoded by the coding sequence CGCGACACGAAACTGCTGGTGCAGGGCATGGGCGGCGCCGGACGGTTCCATACCGACAAGGCGATCGCCTACGGCACGAACGTCGTCGCCGGCGTCCACCCCGGCAAGGGGGGGACGCACCTGCGCTTCGAGGGGGACACCGACGCCAGCGGCGTGCCCGGGCGCGACCCGACGTACGCCGTGGACGTCCCCATGTTCGAAACGGTCCGCGACGCCGTCGCGGCGACCGGCGCGAACGCCAGCGTCGTGTACGTCCCGCCGGCCGGCGCGGCGGACGCGATCCTCGAGGCGGCGGACGCCGGCCTGGCGTTGGTCGTCGCGATCACCGAAGGCATCCCGGTGCAGGACATGGTGACGGTGAAGCGGGCGCTGCAGGGCACCGCGACGCGGCTGGTGGGGCCCAACTGCCCCGGCGTCATCACGCCGCACGCCTGCAAGATCGGGATCATGCCCGGCTACATCCACCAGGGGGGCCGGGTCGGCGTCGTGAGCCGCTCGGGGACGCTGACGTACGAAGCGGTGAAGCAGTTGAGCGACGTCGGTCTGGGCCAAACGACCGCCGTCGGCATCGGCGGCGACCCGGTCAACGGCACGAACTTCGTCGACGTCCTGGCGATGTTCCGCGACGATCCCGCCACCGAGGGCGTCATCATGATCGGCGAGATCGGCGGGACGGCGGAGGAGGACGCGGCCGCCTGGATCGCCGACCACCTCGACAAGCCGGTCGCCGGCTTCATCGCCGGGACGACCGCCCCGCCCGGGAAACGCATGGGGCACGCCGGCGCGATCGTGTCGGGCGGCAAGGGCACGGCCGACGCGAAGATCGCGGCGCTCGAGGGGGCCGGCGTCGTGCTGGCGGAGACCCCGACCGACATGGGGGCGGCGATGATGACCGCCATGAAGCGCGCCGGCTTGGCCTGA